ccgtccgcttgagacacgcgtctgtgaacttttttgtgcaataatggagaaacaaaacaaaaagttattataactgtacagtggacggttgtttaaattcaacattaaccggtgaattgtcgttttttaagctaccagtggtttcagagagaatgcgtatgcgaatttattacattgtacatgataatgcgaatttattacagtttaaaatataataatcgtaattttcattttcatttcgccaatctcgaaatcatcgcaagatattttctgtggcaaatttgtaatataataatgacattaaaatgaaaatacctatttgagttattaatgttattattaatttatatttccattcttcccgtttcatcctcaacaataaatcaaacaactagatacgagatacgatacgatggatacgagtgccactaccacgatagttttttgtgcataagtcatagttcgcaacaatcgcaaccctagagcgaccgccgagcgtaggtatgaaaagtaaagtacatacatgtgattgacttctgtacttatctgttttgtggttgAGCTGTGTACCTACTGATAGTAGACGTGTTGCTTTTCTtctgttttatttaagtactagCATTTACAAAGTAGTTATATTATAGCAATACCTATTTGTAGTGATTACTATGGAATCTGAGTAAGTGTTGTTTTTTAACTGGTTATGTTCAAGCATCAGTGCGTACAAggttatgtatatttataattcGCGTAAGTTCATGGGAAAGTTCAGCAAAAACATGGCCTAACCTATGTTAGGCCATGTTACATAGGCCTACGCCTATAGTAGCGCCgtctttttttaattgtattaataaGAATGAGATGGGTGTCACGCCACTCCTATTATGCTAGCTAGGTCTATTGACAGAGGTTTGAGATAACAAGCATGAAGTATTTAAATGTTTCATTAAGTATGTCTATTCCGTTTATTTTAAGACTACGAACCGATTATAATGCCGAACGTGGTTCCACGTTAACAAAAATTTGAAtattagtacattactacagaggccgggacgaaaggggttgccggccgaagacatatagacggccgagcgaagcgaggccggataggtctgagcgcgggcaaccccatttcccgccgaggtatgtatagtgcttttctcaaacatgcaatgaaataaataaaataaaaaattcacgaaacccaagttttatttatagaaaaaactaaaagtaaactactcccaaaatataaccaacacgtacctatatcattatcacgcgtatgttttacacgagtcgtgtatttttactacccgtatattttcatgtatctttgattttttcgccttgtatccgtctgactgtcgttttcgtcatataagtttacatagtctttcatgttgatatcatgtttcacatacatcgttgctttatgcatggagtaaataagtataatgtccacagtgttgacgaatttgtagttacattcatttaaaatatgccacaaaactgtttctaataaactgtaagccatttttcttagtttctcaaataataaaattgccataagcaaccatatacatacttcgtctttgatttggcggcagaggcagcaagttatttaaaatcaattctgcttacgctgccaattccaacacctacgattacaattaatattaatttcattatttcgtcggaactcacattaaagtaaaaaaatcaacaacgcaccataaatccaataaaacagaatgaaaatttttcaactttacctccataacaattttaaaaaataactacgcgtttcaatagacctttttaccgctaacgtttagatgaaatattttaaatgtttttatttgtgtagttaaatttataatttaaaattatagaatttgattaataatgtattatttattaagttcatgttgattttatacaaataaaactgcaaattatagcaaacattttttttttttataggcgtagtggcagagtgtcattacgaaccataaagcaaatacagcctctatttttttttaatggatgaatgccacgatgctgtgtcacaaatatctgtgaaatgaaaattaaaaaagaggactttgccggcctaggcctgcaagatttgtatgaaattccattaacgaccttttgtcctagccgcacctgaaacgtcatactttgcagcctattataaggaacataacatcaatatttcattgcatgtttgagaaaaatacatTCTTAAGATGAGTGTTTGTTACTGATAACTTTAAAGGGCGTATTAGCCAGCCAGTGAACTGGCAACTGCCCGCCTACGCCCATACAAATACAAGGCGCGAAggcacaaaagagataggtacagaaatcaatcaacatacaaagcgcgctcgagcaacgcacacatagacaccgctcacggacacgatatctcggaccagttgggaccagtgcgagcgcgagtgccatccgcttgagacacgcgtctgtgaacttttttgtgcaataatggagaaacaaaacaaaaagttattataacactgtacagtggacggatgtttaaattcaacattaaccggtgaattgtcgttttttaagctaccagtggtttcagagagaatgcgtatgcgaatttattacatagttacattcatttaaaatatgccacaaaactgtttctaataaactgtaagccatttttcttagtttctcaaataataaaattgccataagcaaccatatacatacttcgtctttgatttggcggcagaggcagcaagttatttaaaatcaattctgcttacgctgccaattccaacacctacgattacaattaatattaatttcattatttcgtcggaactcacattaaagtaaaaaaatcaacaacgcaccataaatccaataaaacagaatgaaaatttttcaactttacctccataacaattttaaaaaataactacgtgTGTTTGaatagacctttttaccgctaacgtttagatgaaatattttaaatgtttttatttgtgtagttaaatttataatttaaaattatagaatttgattaataatgtattatttattaagttcatgttgattttatacaaataaaactgcaaattatagcaaacattgttttttgttttttttttataggcgtagtggcagagtgtcattacgaaccataaagcaaatacagccactatttttttttaatggatgaatgccacgatgctgtgtcacaaatatctgtgaaatgaaaattaaaaaagaggactttgccggcctaggcctgcaagatttgtatgaaattccattaacgaccttttgtcctagccgcacctgaaacgtcatactttgcagcctattataaggaacataacatcaatatttcattgcatgtttgagaaaaatacatTCTTAAGATGAGTGTTTGTTACTGATAACTTTAAAGGGCGTATTAGCCAGCCAGTGAACTGGCAACTGCCCGCCTACGCCCATACAAATACAAGGCGCGAAggcacaaaagagataggtacagaaatcaatcaacatacaaagcgcgctcgagcaacgcacacatagacaccgctcacggacacgatatctcggaccagttgggaccagtgcgagcgcgagtgccatccgcttgagacacgcgtctgtgaacttttttgtgcaataatggagaaacaaaacaaaaagttattataacactgtacagtggacggttgtttaaattcaacattaaccggtgaattgtcgttttttaagctaccagtggtttcagagagaatgcgtatgcgaatttattacattgtacatgataaTTCGAATTTAttacagtttaaaatataataatcgtgcatttcgccaatctcgaaatcatcgcaagatattttctgtggcagatttgtaatataacaatgacattaaaatgaaaatacctatttgagttattaatgttattattaatttataattccattcttcccgtttcatcctcaacaataaatcaaacaactagatacgagatacgatacgatggatacgagtgccactaccacgatagttttttgtgcataagtcatagttcgcaacaatcgcaaccctagagcgaccgccgaccgtaggtatgaaaagtaaagtacatattacatgtgattgacttctgtacttatctgttttgtggcgAAGGGTAATCGTCCCAAACGTCACgtagaaaattttcatttcgCGCCTTtccttttgctactgacaaaTTTCTCTGACCGGCTCGGCTTTTAACCTAAGATGTTTTTAGTTCGTAAGAAGGGTCCTTCATTTTCACAGTTGGTAATTTCCTGAACTCAGGATCTGAAATCGATTTATTTTGTCTTTATGAAGCCTGTTTTTAAGGTCACACTTTCTAGTTAATTCACTTCTCAGTTTCTTTTGTATATTGCCACTTTCTCTATCCAAGAAAATAAATGCTGCACAAAATTGCAAGTTTTTGGGGGCTAATTTAACTACAATAAACAAGTTTTATACAgagtgttttatttttaattttagaatagaatagaatagaatagaatgtttttattcgtgacaaaacttaatagataaaacaacaggtaatactaccacggtcacgaaaaggtcccgactcagcaggtgctagcctaaaggctagcgctggtcttccgtcggggccatggactattacgtctaaattataaaagaacacattatgactacaatattacataataaaactaaaaattacagttaatatgacagttaaaatgagTGGCGGTTGTAGAAGAGACGAAAAGCAGTAATACTAGGAATGCGTCAAGGGTGCTTAAATGTAAGCTTTTAGATATACGGTGGCGGTACGAAGTGAATAATATATTGGTCATTACTTAAAAACTTTTTCAATTGGACCAACTTCAAAGAAATTACCTGTTCCATAATACATTTCGCATTATGTAGATGTTTGCTACACTTGTTACTGGACAGAAacattttcgcggttatagggtTTTTAGGGTTCGTTCGAATATCATCATAGTTTAACTAAGTATGTTTTAAATTTGTGTtcacctgacgaagcctgcgttgcggatataAAAGTATGGTCcatgaataataattttgagttgttaaaaaaaaactaattatgtaaaatgtatGTTTACAGGCGTTCTTGCTGTTCATCCTCTGCGTGCTGCGGTGTGCCGGTAGAAAAAGGATGCTTCGTATTCGCCATCATAAATGCCGTAAGTAGAAGTACCCAATCTACTACACAGCCGTAACCCACCCAAAAGAGACTTGATGGAACTATCATAGGGACCATCATTCGATTCCAATACCATAATTTTATGATATGACACGGTAAACAATTGAATGAGTTTTCCAATAGCTGTACGTTACGCGTGATGTGCTAAGGTCCGGCTTATTAGATAGTATCCGACCGGCGGTTATCTATCACCGAGTAGCCAAGTGGTAATCTTACGTTCAAacaaatacagggtgattcagaagacgtgagcaggactaacactgcgcatttcgtaaattataagcaactgtttcgtatcagtattagtgaggttaacgttaattttctagtcgtgttgaaaaaaaagttattaatttatttacgacatgcatggtcaccctaaactTAGAATACttaactaccgatattctgtgtcaaattgaatgtcatcactgtcatcacggtctggttacttttgaaaagtcgtatgtcactcaagtttgacagtttattttcttcgtaatcaaaatgctgtcattacggttaaagaggttttatgtttattaattaggtcttgtagggtgaccaagattgtagagaattaaatttgtcctcaccaaaaagttaaataataggaaaaagtgtgattgtttcacctaaatacgacagtgatcgatcaattatcagttactgagtatgcaggattagtcctgctcacgtctcatgaatcaccctgtatgtatccaagtgcgaaagtgacacaTGGTAATGTATCTCGACAGGCTATAAAATCGTGACCATCCAATCCGTGcagcaattaaaaaaatattcaaaacatatttatttcataCGAGTAGCTTGGGTGTTACATGATGAAGTACAGTGATCCCCACACTAGGCTTAGCCTGTGACGTGGGGATCTAAgccaaatacaaattattattaaatctagtACATAAGAATTAaaactaagatttttttataaattaaagtgtttATGTGAAggtatgtgtgtatgtatgtgagtatgtatgtatgaattaGTTATGTGCGTGTAATTACCTACGAAAAACAGAAGAGAAGAGCGGTAGCCGTGCATGTTATACATCTTTTGGGATCTGGCGCAAAAGAATGTTGACGTCTATAACTATAGTCATTTCAAAATGTCCTCTGACTCATCATAACGCCAAGAAAATAGTAGGGGCTTGATTTGCTTAACAAATAAACTTAACAATAACTTCATCCTTCCTGCTTCCAGATTATTTGCGTGGCAGCTTCCATCGGATGCCTTGTCTTCCTAATCAACAGCTTCAGCATCTATTTCGACGGAGAAGCCCGAAGCTCTAACGAGATGTTACTGGTGTACTTCTTATCGGGAATCGCTCTCGGCAGCTGTGTGGTCAGCACCTTACCGCTCACGTTCGCTATATTGCTGGTTGTGGGGATTCGCCGTGTAAGTTGTTCAATTTTACAGCATTTGCGAATAACATACTTAACTATATGACTCAGTTGCCCAACAAACACCACATcacaaaataatataacaaataaagCTTTTATTAAACAAAGAGCAATCGGCCGCCCGTAC
This window of the Cydia fagiglandana chromosome 15, ilCydFagi1.1, whole genome shotgun sequence genome carries:
- the LOC134671605 gene encoding uncharacterized protein LOC134671605, with translation MYVYRRSCCSSSACCGVPVEKGCFVFAIINAIICVAASIGCLVFLINSFSIYFDGEARSSNEMLLVYFLSGIALGSCVVSTLPLTFAILLVVGIRRRNKSYVKAYLIFGIIVEVLSVIGCLVIIGVEWGEVVVMITLIPLGICGCSR